In a genomic window of Dyadobacter fermentans DSM 18053:
- a CDS encoding O-acetylhomoserine aminocarboxypropyltransferase/cysteine synthase family protein produces the protein MKFETLQLHAGQQPDPVTNSRAVPLYQTTSYVFNNAEHAANLFALKEFGNIYSRIMNPTNDVFEKRVAALEGGVAALATASGHSAQFLAINNITTVGDNFVTTSFLYGGSYNQFKNSFKNIGVEARFADGDDVSSFEKLIDDKTKFIYLETIGNPSYSVPDFEAFAALANKYDLPLIVDNTFGAAGAIFQPIKHGAHVVVQSATKWIGGHGTSIGGVIVDAGTYNWGNGKFPQFTEPSPSYHGLVLNDVFGIGGPFGNIQFIIRARVEGLRDWGPSLSPFNSFLFLQGLETLSLRVERIAENALKLAQWLEKHPKVESVNYIGLEGNKYHELAKKYLTRGFGGVLSFSLKGDKKTAEQFVDNLKLISNLANVGDAKTLIIHPASTTHSQLSEEEQLSAGVLPTQLRISAGIEHIDDIIADIEQAIAVL, from the coding sequence ATGAAATTTGAAACCTTGCAGCTCCATGCCGGACAACAGCCCGATCCCGTTACCAATTCACGGGCCGTGCCTTTGTACCAAACCACTTCTTATGTGTTCAATAACGCCGAGCACGCTGCTAACCTTTTCGCTTTAAAGGAATTCGGCAATATATATTCGCGCATTATGAACCCTACCAACGACGTTTTCGAGAAGCGCGTGGCGGCTTTGGAGGGTGGTGTGGCTGCTTTGGCGACAGCGTCGGGGCATTCGGCACAGTTTCTGGCGATCAACAACATTACTACCGTCGGCGACAATTTTGTTACGACCTCGTTCCTGTACGGCGGTTCTTATAACCAGTTCAAAAACTCATTCAAAAACATCGGCGTCGAAGCGCGCTTTGCCGACGGCGACGATGTGAGCAGCTTCGAAAAGCTGATCGACGACAAAACCAAGTTCATTTACCTGGAAACTATCGGTAACCCAAGCTATTCCGTACCCGATTTTGAGGCATTTGCCGCGCTCGCGAACAAGTACGACCTGCCGTTGATCGTCGATAACACATTCGGCGCTGCCGGGGCGATTTTTCAGCCTATCAAGCACGGTGCGCACGTGGTGGTGCAGTCGGCCACGAAATGGATCGGTGGGCACGGCACATCCATTGGCGGGGTGATCGTGGACGCCGGCACGTATAATTGGGGCAATGGCAAATTCCCCCAATTCACCGAACCTTCACCGAGCTACCACGGCCTCGTCCTGAACGACGTGTTCGGCATCGGCGGACCGTTCGGCAACATCCAGTTTATCATCCGCGCACGCGTGGAAGGCCTGCGCGACTGGGGCCCTTCCCTCTCGCCATTCAACTCGTTCCTGTTCCTGCAAGGTCTGGAAACGCTTTCGCTCCGGGTGGAGCGCATCGCCGAGAATGCCCTGAAACTGGCCCAATGGCTCGAAAAACACCCGAAAGTAGAAAGCGTAAACTACATCGGTCTGGAAGGCAACAAATACCATGAGCTCGCTAAAAAATACCTCACACGCGGCTTCGGAGGCGTATTATCATTCTCATTGAAGGGCGATAAAAAGACCGCCGAACAGTTTGTCGACAACCTGAAACTAATCAGCAACCTCGCCAACGTAGGCGACGCTAAAACGCTGATCATCCACCCGGCATCCACCACGCATTCGCAACTATCTGAGGAAGAACAACTTTCCGCAGGCGTACTACCCACCCAGCTACGCATCTCGGCAGGTATCGAGCACATCGACGATATCATTGCGGATATTGAGCAGGCGATTGCTGTGCTTTAA
- a CDS encoding GAF domain-containing sensor histidine kinase: MSTSNAPVPANEMDRLLSLAELDIDYSDYQVTFQDLAKLAAKVTGTRISLVNLIDSLTQWTISNYGLDIEQMLREDSVCQYTIMETDHFEVGDLSVDERFKDKFYVTGDPNVRYYYGIPLKTTEGLHIGALCVLDQERKTLEPEKIELLKIIADEIVSRLKTHKVLENLKSRLLEARQTQKKVAHDIRGPLGGIVGLAQIIRDQGEENRMDEVLEFINLIHKSGNSILDLAEEILESHKDKAKPASTPQVANGQGFTLAIFKDKLEKLYGPQAKHKRIAFEVNTSLLTENIHFSKNKLLQITGNLISNAIKFTPVGGRVVVDLQLLIDQAKPVLRIAVGDSGVGISGENIEAILSGTASSTGGTGGEQGFGFGLALVRHLVDSLGGTIQITSEPGVGTTFAIDLPQSIY, from the coding sequence ATGAGTACTTCTAATGCACCGGTTCCTGCCAATGAAATGGATCGTTTGCTCAGCCTTGCCGAATTGGATATCGATTATTCGGACTACCAGGTAACTTTTCAGGACCTGGCCAAACTGGCCGCCAAAGTTACCGGAACCCGCATTTCGCTGGTCAATCTGATCGACTCGCTTACCCAATGGACAATCTCAAATTATGGTCTGGACATTGAACAAATGCTCCGTGAGGATTCCGTTTGTCAGTACACCATCATGGAAACGGATCATTTCGAGGTAGGTGACCTGAGTGTGGACGAACGTTTCAAGGACAAATTCTATGTTACCGGCGACCCTAATGTCCGGTACTATTATGGAATCCCGCTCAAAACGACCGAAGGGTTGCATATCGGCGCATTGTGCGTGCTGGACCAGGAGCGCAAAACGTTGGAACCGGAGAAAATAGAGCTGCTGAAAATCATTGCCGACGAGATTGTTTCGCGCCTTAAAACACACAAGGTTTTGGAAAACCTCAAATCCAGGCTGCTCGAAGCACGGCAGACGCAGAAAAAGGTCGCGCACGACATCCGTGGCCCATTGGGCGGGATCGTAGGTCTGGCGCAGATTATCCGCGACCAGGGCGAAGAAAACCGGATGGACGAAGTGCTGGAATTCATAAACCTCATCCATAAAAGCGGAAACTCCATCCTGGACCTGGCCGAGGAAATCCTGGAATCGCATAAGGATAAGGCGAAACCGGCGAGTACTCCACAAGTCGCTAATGGACAGGGATTTACATTAGCGATTTTCAAGGATAAGCTGGAAAAGCTGTATGGACCGCAGGCGAAGCACAAGCGCATCGCATTCGAGGTAAATACGAGCCTGTTGACGGAAAATATCCATTTTTCTAAGAATAAACTCCTGCAAATCACCGGTAACCTGATCTCCAACGCGATCAAATTCACGCCTGTGGGTGGCCGTGTGGTGGTGGACCTGCAATTACTGATCGACCAGGCAAAGCCCGTTTTACGCATTGCTGTGGGCGATTCGGGCGTAGGCATTTCGGGGGAAAACATCGAGGCGATCCTGTCCGGCACGGCGTCGTCTACCGGCGGTACGGGCGGCGAGCAGGGCTTTGGCTTCGGGCTGGCGCTGGTGCGGCATCTGGTCGATAGCCTCGGTGGCACGATCCAGATCACGTCCGAGCCCGGTGTCGGCACTACCTTCGCAATTGACCTTCCCCAAAGTATTTACTAA
- a CDS encoding LLM class flavin-dependent oxidoreductase has protein sequence MKHFKLGILDQSVVRRGASVGEAIQETIATARLAEELGYSRFWVSEHHNSTFIAGSAPEMLMVKLADVTRQIRIGSGGIMLPNHSALKVAENFRMLETLYPGRIDLGMGRAPGTDRLTSSLLNPSNDFSESSYLRQLEHLQHFFRDTAGTERGFIYATPQSPTIPEQWILSSSGGSSAIAARFGMGLAVAKFINGFVKPDVVEEYKRNFRPSDQLEKPKVIISAFTLCGETEEKAAEMRKMMDYVLVEFERGKFGPFPDPETVRKYQFSFGELDRIRYNSGRIVSGTPESVKEQLTKLAVDFEADEVMVSTMADTFENRIKSFELISEAFNLREPVL, from the coding sequence ATGAAGCATTTCAAACTCGGCATTCTCGACCAGTCCGTCGTACGACGCGGCGCCAGCGTCGGGGAAGCCATTCAGGAAACCATTGCCACGGCCAGGCTGGCCGAAGAACTTGGTTACAGCCGTTTCTGGGTTTCCGAACACCATAATTCCACATTTATCGCCGGTTCCGCACCGGAAATGCTGATGGTAAAACTGGCCGATGTAACGCGCCAGATCCGCATCGGTTCGGGCGGGATAATGCTGCCCAACCACAGCGCGTTGAAGGTAGCGGAGAATTTCAGGATGCTCGAAACGCTCTATCCCGGCCGCATTGACCTCGGCATGGGCCGTGCGCCGGGCACCGACCGGCTCACATCATCGCTTCTCAACCCGTCCAACGATTTCAGCGAAAGCAGCTACCTCCGCCAGCTCGAACATTTGCAGCACTTTTTCAGGGACACGGCCGGCACCGAACGCGGGTTCATTTACGCCACACCCCAGTCGCCGACCATTCCCGAGCAATGGATTTTGAGTTCCAGCGGGGGCAGCAGCGCCATCGCCGCCCGTTTCGGCATGGGCCTCGCGGTGGCGAAGTTCATCAACGGGTTTGTGAAGCCGGACGTGGTGGAGGAATACAAGCGAAATTTCAGGCCATCGGACCAGCTCGAAAAGCCCAAAGTGATCATCTCCGCATTCACATTGTGTGGCGAAACGGAGGAAAAAGCGGCCGAAATGCGCAAGATGATGGACTACGTGCTCGTGGAATTCGAACGCGGCAAATTCGGGCCGTTCCCCGACCCCGAAACGGTGCGCAAATACCAGTTCAGCTTCGGTGAGCTCGACCGCATCCGCTACAACAGCGGGCGGATCGTTTCGGGCACCCCGGAATCGGTGAAAGAGCAGCTTACCAAACTCGCCGTCGATTTCGAAGCCGACGAGGTGATGGTCTCGACCATGGCCGATACATTTGAAAACCGCATCAAATCCTTCGAACTGATTTCGGAAGCATTTAATTTGAGAGAACCGGTTCTTTAA
- a CDS encoding DUF2147 domain-containing protein yields MIKILFTIFFLAGFAPAGSQIIVADRIIGEWINEEKDTRIEIYKEGEEYFGRLLWSEDLYEADGKTSRKDVRNTNEKLRGRNLLHVNLLNNFVFSEDLWDDGKMYDPKSGKTYHCLIRLRQEKMEVRSYVGFPLLGRSTYWDRAR; encoded by the coding sequence ATGATAAAAATACTTTTTACTATATTTTTTTTAGCGGGATTTGCGCCGGCAGGGTCGCAGATTATCGTAGCTGACAGGATCATTGGTGAGTGGATCAATGAAGAGAAAGATACCCGGATCGAGATCTATAAGGAAGGCGAAGAATATTTCGGACGGCTGCTCTGGTCGGAGGACCTGTATGAAGCCGATGGAAAAACTTCCCGCAAGGATGTCCGTAACACAAATGAAAAACTGCGGGGCAGAAACCTGCTTCATGTGAACCTGCTAAACAACTTCGTTTTTAGCGAAGACCTTTGGGACGACGGCAAAATGTACGACCCGAAGAGTGGCAAGACTTACCATTGCCTCATTCGATTGCGGCAGGAAAAAATGGAAGTCCGCAGCTACGTCGGCTTTCCATTGCTCGGCAGGAGCACCTATTGGGACCGCGCCCGCTAA
- a CDS encoding DinB family protein produces the protein MSATIENPTAENSLAYAMKNFADYNHWANCTLVNWLRTKPTEILETELKSSFATIRLTLIHILETQRYWLSILNPNAPYSGQDFDGDLNSTFDTLIAQSQELAEYIESLTTAQIQSPTLIESQWFQCNFPNFEYIMHVVNHTTYHRGQVITMGRNLGFTDAPMTDYNFYNVMAK, from the coding sequence ATGTCAGCCACAATTGAAAATCCGACCGCAGAAAACAGCCTGGCCTATGCGATGAAAAATTTCGCTGATTACAACCATTGGGCCAACTGCACATTGGTGAACTGGTTGCGTACCAAACCGACAGAAATCCTCGAAACCGAGCTGAAATCGAGCTTTGCGACCATTCGGCTGACGCTCATCCACATCCTTGAAACACAGCGCTACTGGCTCTCGATCCTCAATCCGAACGCCCCGTACAGCGGCCAGGATTTCGATGGAGACCTCAACTCGACGTTTGATACACTTATAGCGCAATCTCAGGAGCTTGCGGAATACATTGAAAGCCTTACCACCGCCCAAATCCAGAGCCCGACGCTGATTGAAAGCCAGTGGTTCCAATGCAATTTTCCGAACTTCGAGTACATCATGCACGTGGTGAACCACACCACTTACCACCGCGGACAGGTCATCACGATGGGCCGTAACCTGGGCTTTACCGACGCGCCTATGACCGACTACAATTTTTACAATGTGATGGCAAAATAA
- a CDS encoding helix-turn-helix transcriptional regulator, whose protein sequence is MNRFDRITAILIQLQSRKIVKAQDLAERFEISLRTVYRDINSLAEAGVPIIGEAGVGYSIMDGYRLPPVMFTKEEARTFITAEKLMEKFTDLSTQSHYQSAMYKIKAVLRSTEKSMVENLENHIEVRSRPRAFHQPDSNTLDVLLRSISERKIAKILYVALSASEPVERVIEPVGVYHENNYWYTIAFCHLRNDYRNFRSDRILQCDITERPFVHKHGPLKDFMHDSWENENIRLVRVRVNKRAARYIREQRTAYGFASETETDEYVEMTFLSPSLEWFARWYMMIAPEACIMEPESLKTIVRQLNEKILENLSH, encoded by the coding sequence ATGAACCGTTTCGACCGCATTACAGCCATCCTGATCCAACTTCAATCCCGCAAAATTGTCAAGGCCCAGGACCTGGCGGAACGTTTCGAGATCAGTCTGAGGACGGTGTACCGCGACATCAATTCGCTTGCGGAAGCGGGCGTACCCATTATCGGCGAGGCAGGCGTGGGCTATTCCATTATGGATGGCTACCGCCTGCCTCCCGTCATGTTTACCAAGGAAGAAGCGCGTACATTCATCACCGCCGAAAAGCTGATGGAGAAATTCACTGATCTTTCGACGCAATCGCATTACCAATCGGCGATGTACAAAATCAAGGCGGTATTGCGGAGCACGGAAAAATCGATGGTAGAGAACTTGGAAAACCACATTGAAGTGCGCAGCCGACCGAGGGCATTCCACCAGCCCGACAGCAACACGCTCGATGTGCTGCTCAGAAGCATTTCCGAACGCAAAATCGCCAAGATCCTCTACGTCGCATTGAGCGCCTCCGAGCCGGTGGAGCGGGTAATCGAGCCGGTGGGCGTTTACCACGAAAACAATTACTGGTACACGATCGCATTCTGCCATCTCCGGAACGACTACCGCAACTTCCGCTCCGACCGCATACTGCAATGCGACATCACCGAGCGCCCGTTTGTGCACAAGCACGGCCCGCTGAAAGACTTCATGCACGATAGCTGGGAGAATGAAAACATCCGCCTCGTACGCGTGCGGGTGAACAAGCGCGCGGCGCGTTACATCCGCGAGCAGCGGACCGCCTACGGCTTCGCATCCGAAACCGAAACGGACGAATACGTTGAAATGACATTCCTCAGTCCATCGCTGGAATGGTTTGCGCGCTGGTACATGATGATCGCGCCGGAGGCCTGCATTATGGAGCCGGAATCGCTTAAAACGATCGTCCGGCAGCTGAATGAAAAAATCCTGGAAAATTTAAGTCACTGA
- a CDS encoding ThuA domain-containing protein encodes MKYLSGKPLAIAFFVLCVLLGSHSSFAQNNPKINVIAFFTGKNDRAHVSFVHEANRRLPELGAQNGFTYDSTSNWDNLNAAFLSKYQVVLFLDTRPETPGQRAAFRQYMENGGGWIGFHFAAFALTPSAYPQNWDWYHEHFLGSGQYQSNTWRPTSAILKVEDSTSPATRGLGNTFKASANEWYRWEKDLSKNPDIQILLSIDSSSFPLGTGPKQHEIWHSGYYPVAWTNKKYKMLYINMGHNDIDYENKTNKELSLTFDNDVQNRFLVNAILWLGTKKRGHR; translated from the coding sequence ATGAAATACCTTTCCGGAAAACCGCTGGCGATCGCATTCTTTGTGCTGTGCGTCCTGCTCGGTTCGCACTCTTCTTTCGCCCAAAACAATCCCAAAATCAATGTAATCGCCTTTTTCACGGGCAAGAACGATCGGGCACACGTCAGTTTTGTGCATGAGGCAAACCGGCGATTGCCCGAACTGGGCGCGCAAAATGGTTTTACTTATGATTCTACTTCCAATTGGGACAATCTGAATGCGGCATTCCTTTCCAAATACCAGGTCGTGCTCTTCCTGGATACAAGGCCGGAGACACCCGGCCAACGTGCTGCATTTCGGCAATATATGGAAAATGGTGGCGGGTGGATCGGCTTCCATTTCGCTGCATTCGCATTGACACCCTCGGCATACCCGCAGAACTGGGATTGGTACCACGAGCATTTCCTCGGCTCGGGGCAATACCAAAGCAACACCTGGCGCCCGACTTCGGCCATTTTGAAGGTGGAAGATTCGACAAGCCCGGCCACCAGGGGCTTAGGAAACACTTTTAAAGCATCGGCCAATGAATGGTACCGCTGGGAGAAAGACCTCTCCAAAAATCCTGATATTCAGATACTTTTATCCATTGATTCATCCAGCTTCCCGCTGGGCACCGGGCCGAAGCAGCACGAGATCTGGCACAGCGGCTATTATCCCGTGGCGTGGACCAATAAGAAGTACAAGATGCTTTATATCAATATGGGGCACAATGACATTGACTATGAAAACAAGACCAACAAGGAGCTTTCTTTGACATTCGATAACGATGTGCAAAACAGGTTTCTTGTGAATGCTATCCTGTGGCTGGGCACTAAAAAGCGGGGCCACCGGTAA
- a CDS encoding RsmB/NOP family class I SAM-dependent RNA methyltransferase, whose amino-acid sequence MKLHKGLVAASVEALQDIFIKNRQADRVVEQLLKSNKKWGARDRAFIAENVYGIVRWWRLVKYAAQIDKAVESDDFWRIMGVWQLIRPVHLDGLEAPDSLPEWPEFVPINAEIVFERYREGLNTRKIAQSIPDWIDETGAAELGAAWDAELAALNHTAPVVLRVNTLKTDVSTVRELLGADIAEPVPSVPEALVLKKRLNVSGLDSFKSGFFEVQDAGSQWIAPYLDIREGMSVIDACAGAGGKSLHLAALLGNTGSILAMDIEHHKLQELERRAARNGVTNLSTMLINSDKIIENLAETTDRLLLDVPCSGLGVLRRNPDSKWKLKPEFLDKIRKVQAQILENYSKMVKKGGKMVYATCSILPSESEEQVRSFMKRHQADWNFVSEHRSSPARDGFDGFYMALLERKGA is encoded by the coding sequence TTGAAACTACATAAAGGACTTGTTGCGGCTAGTGTCGAGGCATTGCAGGATATTTTTATCAAAAACCGGCAAGCGGACCGCGTGGTTGAACAGCTATTGAAATCCAACAAAAAGTGGGGTGCCCGCGATCGTGCCTTCATTGCCGAGAATGTGTACGGCATCGTCCGCTGGTGGCGGCTGGTGAAATATGCTGCGCAGATAGACAAAGCTGTCGAAAGCGATGATTTTTGGCGGATTATGGGCGTGTGGCAGCTCATCCGGCCGGTGCATCTGGATGGCCTTGAAGCACCCGACAGCCTCCCAGAATGGCCGGAGTTCGTCCCTATCAATGCTGAAATAGTCTTCGAGCGATACCGCGAGGGATTGAACACCCGCAAGATCGCCCAATCCATTCCCGACTGGATCGATGAAACAGGCGCGGCCGAACTAGGAGCCGCTTGGGACGCCGAACTCGCGGCGCTGAACCATACCGCGCCGGTTGTCCTGCGGGTGAATACCCTGAAAACCGATGTGTCAACAGTCAGAGAATTGCTTGGAGCGGACATTGCCGAGCCTGTTCCTAGCGTACCCGAAGCGCTTGTTCTGAAAAAGCGCCTGAACGTTTCCGGGCTCGACAGCTTTAAGAGTGGCTTTTTTGAGGTCCAGGACGCTGGTTCACAATGGATCGCTCCCTATCTGGATATTCGTGAGGGCATGTCGGTAATCGATGCGTGCGCCGGGGCGGGCGGGAAATCCCTGCATTTGGCGGCTTTGCTGGGCAATACCGGCTCCATTCTCGCAATGGACATCGAACACCATAAATTACAGGAACTGGAACGCCGCGCAGCCCGAAACGGCGTCACCAACCTTTCGACAATGCTGATCAATTCCGATAAAATCATTGAAAACCTTGCAGAAACGACCGACCGGCTTCTACTCGACGTCCCTTGCTCGGGGCTTGGTGTGCTGAGGCGGAATCCGGACAGCAAATGGAAGCTAAAACCCGAATTTCTGGACAAAATCCGCAAGGTACAGGCCCAGATTCTGGAAAATTATTCGAAAATGGTTAAAAAGGGAGGTAAGATGGTGTATGCCACGTGCAGCATTCTGCCTTCCGAATCAGAAGAGCAAGTAAGGTCGTTCATGAAGCGGCATCAGGCCGACTGGAACTTCGTGTCCGAACACCGGTCATCGCCTGCGCGCGACGGTTTCGACGGCTTCTATATGGCCTTGCTGGAACGCAAAGGTGCGTGA